The following proteins are encoded in a genomic region of Chloracidobacterium sp.:
- a CDS encoding cytochrome bc complex cytochrome b subunit: MATEQLPTASTRSGRSKWSKSWEKLTWTWRPESKREAGDAIVKNFLLHWFPAKVSLESLSWGYSFWLGTVSAILFVILAVTGAVLMFLYVPSTERAYQSVKDLEFSVSFGWFLRGLHRISAHLMVAVVFLHMVRVFLTGAFKNGRKTVGQNRPLNWIIGIVLLIITLLLSFTGYLLPWDQLAYWAITVGTNIASSAPVVGETTRFILLGGTTIEQATLIRFYVLHCFFLPLLMLLLVSYHMWRVRKDGGLACSDKRHDEGRKEELAPVKSKTYSLLGITGGTSVDVQNVMVDDEKGMVPSSPNLTVRLTVVTLVTMAVSILMTILVRAPLEEAANPAVTPNPAKAPWYFLWLQELVTITTFTIGGITINGALIGGIILPGVLVLAAILFPYYDKSPTRTVGQWLPKERKWQNIIFLAIVAFILVLTFVGTFMRGPFWELYMPWQEWEQMPRRF, from the coding sequence ATGGCGACAGAGCAATTACCGACAGCTTCAACTCGATCCGGCCGATCCAAATGGAGCAAGTCGTGGGAAAAGCTGACATGGACGTGGCGGCCTGAATCAAAACGTGAAGCCGGCGATGCGATCGTCAAGAATTTCCTGCTTCACTGGTTCCCTGCAAAGGTATCCTTGGAGAGCCTATCGTGGGGCTATTCGTTCTGGCTTGGCACGGTCTCGGCCATTCTCTTCGTGATCCTCGCGGTGACCGGAGCGGTGCTGATGTTCCTTTATGTGCCGTCAACCGAGCGGGCTTACCAGTCAGTTAAAGACCTTGAATTCTCGGTCAGCTTCGGCTGGTTCCTGCGGGGCCTGCACCGCATTTCGGCACATTTGATGGTCGCCGTGGTTTTCCTCCACATGGTCAGGGTATTTTTGACCGGAGCATTCAAGAACGGCAGAAAGACCGTCGGCCAAAATCGCCCGTTGAACTGGATAATCGGCATCGTCTTGCTCATTATCACGCTGCTGCTGTCATTCACCGGCTATTTGCTGCCGTGGGATCAGCTTGCCTATTGGGCGATCACGGTCGGCACGAATATCGCGAGTTCTGCACCGGTCGTCGGCGAGACAACGCGTTTCATACTGCTGGGCGGCACAACGATCGAACAGGCAACGCTTATCAGATTCTATGTTCTTCACTGTTTCTTCCTGCCGCTGCTGATGCTGCTGCTTGTGAGTTATCACATGTGGCGTGTACGTAAGGACGGCGGACTTGCGTGTTCGGATAAGCGACACGACGAAGGCCGTAAGGAGGAATTGGCGCCGGTCAAGAGCAAGACATATTCCCTGCTCGGCATCACAGGCGGCACAAGTGTCGATGTTCAGAACGTTATGGTCGATGACGAGAAGGGCATGGTGCCTTCGTCACCGAATCTCACGGTTAGGCTGACGGTCGTGACCTTGGTTACGATGGCGGTATCTATACTAATGACGATCCTCGTGCGTGCACCACTTGAGGAAGCCGCAAATCCCGCAGTAACGCCTAATCCCGCAAAGGCTCCGTGGTATTTCCTTTGGCTTCAAGAACTCGTAACCATCACGACATTCACCATCGGCGGCATCACGATCAACGGTGCATTGATCGGCGGGATCATCCTGCCCGGTGTGCTCGTTCTCGCAGCGATATTGTTCCCGTATTACGACAAATCGCCTACACGAACGGTCGGCCAATGGCTGCCGAAGGAGCGCAAGTGGCAGAACATCATCTTTCTGGCGATCGTCGCATTCATCTTGGTTTTGACTTTTGTAGGAACGTTCATGAGAGGCCCGTTCTGGGAGTTGTATATGCCGTGGCAGGAGTGGGAGCAAATGCCGCGAAGATTCTAG
- a CDS encoding ubiquinol-cytochrome c reductase iron-sulfur subunit, with amino-acid sequence MDDQDEEEKKEKAAAEIQAVNERTGNVELIDPRSSRRGFLKSFGIGAVLVALGGQAYAMLRSLFPNVLYEPPQKFSVGNLDKYNEGGSFLEDKQLFIFRENNTFHAISAACTHLGCTVKMVKLNQAKKVTVHGQEMDEQYEFHCPCHGSKYYGDGTNYAGPAPRPLDYFKLELSPDGGQLIVDKADKVGQDFRLTV; translated from the coding sequence ATGGACGACCAGGACGAAGAGGAAAAGAAGGAAAAAGCGGCGGCTGAGATACAAGCGGTCAATGAACGCACCGGTAACGTCGAATTGATCGACCCGCGATCGTCGAGACGCGGCTTTTTGAAGTCATTCGGCATCGGTGCGGTGCTGGTTGCGCTCGGCGGGCAGGCCTATGCGATGCTGCGTTCGCTTTTCCCGAATGTGCTGTACGAACCGCCGCAAAAGTTCTCTGTCGGCAATCTCGACAAGTACAACGAAGGCGGCAGCTTTCTTGAAGACAAGCAGTTATTCATATTTCGTGAAAACAACACGTTTCACGCAATCTCGGCAGCGTGTACACATCTTGGCTGTACGGTAAAGATGGTCAAGCTGAATCAAGCTAAAAAGGTAACCGTTCACGGGCAGGAGATGGATGAGCAGTATGAATTCCATTGCCCGTGCCATGGCTCAAAATATTATGGCGACGGAACGAATTATGCAGGCCCGGCGCCGCGTCCGCTTGATTATTTCAAGCTCGAACTGTCGCCCGACGGCGGGCAACTGATCGTTGATAAAGCAGATAAGGTCGGACAGGACTTCAGACTGACCGTTTAG
- a CDS encoding FAD-dependent oxidoreductase, which yields MQDLKYNTIIPDIEFWKQMIPCQVACPVKTDAGRYVQLVAKGDYKEAFLVARSPNTLASVCGRVCAAPCEDACRRGRIDKPVSIRALKRFVTEKYGVESREPETLNELFEGGTEAGNKWRWHLPILENSKRISKRDEKVAVIGAGPAGLGCAHDLALMGYQVTVFEASDIPGGMMFHGIPEFRLPRDIIDREVQTIRELGAEFRFNTPLNENFGLKHLREQGYKSVFLSVGVQKGRDLVIEGSELDGVVKAVDYLLNVNNGYKVELGDKVVVIGGGFVAFDAARMALRTGVTGTVEVDSAELSGGEVKTAFDAARTALRSGAHDVRIVSLEAIDQLPVVRTTQGKEEFEEAQKEGVVFHPSRSARRFIGENGRLKAVELRGVTSVFDDDGKFAPQFDDSVTETFEADTVILAIGQQADLSFITPEDNVELTPSGTIKVDPQTLATSSPGLFAGGDVAFGPRLLIDAIANGKQAALSIDDHLRGTANQSHVDLRVEKIPTYTYRMPDDYEKCDREAPPTVSLDRRTGISEVESGYDEEEAQHQAERCLACHIQTVYDPQKCVLCNRCVDVCPESCLKLVPVDDLDLPEEVKAQAIAAGGFTNETVLSAMLKDDEKCIRCGLCAIRCPTDAMTMEVFYYEESERV from the coding sequence ATGCAGGACTTGAAATACAACACAATCATCCCGGATATTGAGTTTTGGAAGCAGATGATCCCGTGTCAGGTGGCTTGCCCTGTCAAGACCGACGCAGGCCGCTACGTTCAGTTGGTCGCGAAAGGCGACTACAAAGAGGCTTTTTTAGTTGCCCGTTCGCCTAACACGCTGGCATCGGTATGCGGCCGCGTGTGTGCAGCACCATGCGAGGACGCCTGCCGCCGCGGACGGATCGACAAACCTGTCAGTATTCGTGCGCTCAAGCGTTTTGTTACCGAAAAGTACGGCGTCGAATCGCGCGAGCCTGAGACGCTGAATGAACTCTTCGAGGGCGGCACAGAAGCCGGAAACAAATGGCGCTGGCACCTTCCGATCCTTGAGAACAGCAAGCGAATATCAAAGCGCGATGAGAAGGTCGCGGTGATCGGTGCGGGGCCTGCGGGACTGGGCTGTGCCCATGACCTCGCATTGATGGGCTATCAAGTTACCGTCTTTGAAGCATCGGATATTCCGGGCGGAATGATGTTCCACGGCATTCCGGAGTTTCGCCTGCCGCGCGACATCATCGATAGAGAAGTTCAGACGATCCGTGAGCTTGGCGCCGAATTCAGATTCAATACGCCGCTCAACGAGAATTTCGGGCTTAAACATCTTCGCGAGCAGGGCTATAAGTCGGTGTTTCTGAGCGTCGGCGTTCAAAAGGGACGCGACCTTGTCATTGAAGGCTCGGAGCTCGACGGCGTCGTCAAAGCGGTTGATTACCTGCTCAACGTCAACAATGGCTACAAGGTCGAGCTTGGCGACAAGGTCGTCGTCATCGGCGGCGGATTCGTCGCATTTGATGCCGCCCGTATGGCGCTTCGCACCGGCGTTACCGGGACGGTCGAGGTCGATAGTGCGGAGTTGAGCGGAGGCGAGGTAAAGACCGCGTTCGACGCCGCGCGCACCGCTCTTCGCTCGGGCGCGCACGACGTCCGCATCGTGAGCCTCGAGGCCATCGACCAACTGCCTGTCGTGCGGACCACGCAAGGTAAAGAAGAATTTGAAGAAGCTCAAAAGGAAGGGGTCGTCTTTCATCCTTCGCGTTCGGCTCGTCGATTCATCGGCGAGAACGGGCGTCTCAAGGCGGTCGAACTCCGCGGCGTTACCAGCGTATTCGATGATGACGGCAAGTTCGCGCCGCAGTTCGATGATTCGGTCACCGAAACATTCGAGGCAGACACGGTTATCCTTGCCATCGGACAGCAGGCCGATCTTTCATTCATAACGCCGGAAGATAATGTCGAGCTTACACCGAGCGGGACGATCAAGGTCGATCCGCAAACGCTTGCAACCTCATCGCCGGGCCTCTTTGCAGGCGGCGACGTTGCATTCGGCCCGCGGCTGCTGATCGATGCTATCGCAAACGGCAAGCAGGCAGCTCTTTCCATCGACGATCATCTGCGCGGCACCGCAAATCAGTCGCACGTCGACCTTCGCGTCGAAAAGATACCGACGTACACATATCGAATGCCTGACGACTACGAAAAGTGCGATCGTGAGGCACCTCCGACGGTTTCACTCGACAGGCGCACCGGTATTTCGGAGGTCGAGTCAGGCTATGACGAAGAAGAGGCACAGCACCAAGCAGAACGCTGTCTGGCGTGCCACATACAAACGGTCTATGACCCGCAGAAGTGCGTGCTCTGCAACCGCTGCGTCGATGTTTGTCCCGAATCGTGCCTTAAACTTGTCCCGGTTGATGACCTTGACCTGCCCGAAGAGGTGAAGGCCCAAGCTATTGCAGCAGGCGGTTTTACAAATGAGACCGTCCTGTCGGCGATGTTAAAAGATGACGAAAAATGTATCCGCTGCGGGCTTTGCGCGATCCGCTGCCCGACCGACGCCATGACAATGGAGGTCTTTTATTATGAAGAATCAGAAAGGGTTTAA